A region of Bacillus cabrialesii DNA encodes the following proteins:
- a CDS encoding C39 family peptidase, with amino-acid sequence MKTLRTLCVLIILSGVIFFGLKIYAKDIDIPFLNSLKKVISDSNTDKAANSTKELKGSAEPLDVVLYNQMDAPRLYNGCEVTSLAMVLNYAGYNVTKNTLANEIATVPLTYSSGLKGDPNDGFVGDMANGPGLSVYHGPIYQLAKTYAGDKVSDLTGKSISAVYQQLEKGNPVWVITTANFTPVDNMQTWKTPNGTMDITYSEHSVAVTGYDEKYVYLNDPYGYKNRKTDRTSFEKAWKQMGSQAIVIQK; translated from the coding sequence ATGAAAACACTGCGAACTCTATGTGTACTGATCATCCTTTCAGGCGTTATTTTTTTCGGACTTAAAATATATGCAAAAGATATAGATATTCCTTTTTTGAACAGCCTTAAAAAAGTGATTTCTGATAGCAACACAGACAAAGCCGCAAACAGCACAAAGGAGCTGAAGGGGAGCGCAGAGCCGCTGGATGTCGTGCTTTACAATCAGATGGACGCGCCCCGTCTCTATAACGGCTGTGAAGTAACAAGCCTTGCCATGGTGCTGAATTACGCGGGATACAACGTGACAAAAAACACACTGGCAAACGAGATTGCCACAGTGCCTTTGACATACAGCAGCGGATTAAAAGGTGATCCGAATGACGGATTTGTCGGCGATATGGCAAATGGCCCGGGTCTCAGTGTCTATCACGGGCCAATCTATCAGCTGGCGAAAACCTATGCCGGAGACAAAGTATCTGACCTGACTGGAAAAAGCATTTCCGCTGTTTATCAACAGCTTGAAAAAGGCAATCCTGTTTGGGTCATTACGACCGCCAACTTTACGCCAGTTGACAACATGCAGACATGGAAAACGCCAAACGGAACGATGGATATCACGTACAGTGAACACAGCGTTGCCGTTACGGGATATGATGAAAAATATGTGTATCTCAATGACCCGTATGGCTATAAAAACAGAAAGACCGATAGAACGAGCTTTGAAAAAGCGTGGAAACAAATGGGCAGCCAGGCCATCGTTATTCAAAAGTAA
- the pelC gene encoding pectate/pectin lyase PelC, with the protein MKKIVSILFMFGLVMGFSQLHSSTAFAADKVVHETIIVPKNTTYDGKGQRFVAGKELGDGSQSENQDPVFRVEDGATLKNVVLGAPAADGVHTYGNVNIQNVKWEDVGEDALTVKKEGKVTIDGGSAQKASDKIFQINKASTFTVKNFTADNGGKFIRQLGGSTFHVDVIIDKCTITNMKEAIFRTDSKTSTVRMTNSRYSNVGQKWIGVQHVYENNNTQF; encoded by the coding sequence TTGAAAAAAATCGTGTCTATCCTATTTATGTTCGGTTTGGTTATGGGTTTCAGCCAGCTTCATTCATCAACTGCTTTTGCAGCTGATAAAGTGGTTCACGAAACAATTATCGTACCAAAAAATACCACATATGACGGGAAGGGACAGCGGTTTGTGGCAGGGAAAGAATTAGGCGACGGAAGCCAGTCAGAAAACCAAGACCCTGTTTTTCGTGTAGAGGATGGTGCAACCCTGAAAAATGTGGTGCTTGGTGCACCTGCCGCTGATGGCGTACACACTTATGGAAACGTTAACATTCAGAATGTGAAATGGGAAGATGTTGGTGAGGATGCGTTAACGGTGAAGAAGGAAGGCAAAGTGACCATCGACGGCGGCTCCGCCCAAAAAGCGTCAGATAAGATTTTCCAAATCAATAAAGCCAGCACTTTTACAGTGAAAAACTTCACGGCGGACAATGGCGGAAAGTTCATTAGACAGCTTGGCGGTTCGACCTTCCACGTTGATGTGATCATCGACAAGTGCACCATCACAAACATGAAAGAAGCGATATTCCGGACAGACAGCAAAACAAGCACGGTGAGAATGACAAATTCACGCTACTCCAATGTCGGCCAAAAATGGATTGGCGTTCAGCATGTCTACGAAAACAACAATACTCAATTTTAA
- the hprF gene encoding heptaprenylglyceryl phosphate O-acetyltransferase: MRKTDRHPVSGANSLWHVYQTVPFLKVVKNFIVIQIARYTPFIGMKNWLYRTFLRMKVGKQTSFALMVMPDTMFPEKISVGTNTIIGYNTTILAHEYLIQEYRIGKVLIGDEVMIGANTTILPGVEIGDGAVVSAGTLVHKDVPAGAFVGGNPMRIIYTKEEMQERLKKPAE, encoded by the coding sequence GTGAGAAAAACAGATCGGCATCCGGTCTCGGGAGCTAACTCACTATGGCATGTCTACCAAACGGTGCCTTTTTTGAAAGTCGTCAAAAATTTTATTGTCATTCAAATTGCGAGATATACACCGTTTATAGGGATGAAAAACTGGCTGTACCGTACATTTCTGCGGATGAAGGTCGGAAAACAGACATCCTTTGCCCTCATGGTGATGCCGGATACTATGTTTCCGGAAAAAATCTCAGTCGGAACAAATACAATCATCGGGTACAACACGACCATTTTAGCCCATGAGTATTTGATTCAGGAATACCGGATCGGCAAAGTCCTGATCGGAGACGAAGTGATGATCGGTGCCAATACGACTATCTTACCCGGTGTGGAAATAGGGGATGGCGCAGTTGTGTCCGCCGGAACACTTGTCCACAAAGATGTGCCTGCCGGGGCATTTGTCGGCGGAAATCCGATGAGGATCATCTATACGAAAGAAGAAATGCAAGAAAGATTGAAAAAGCCCGCTGAATAA
- the ppaX gene encoding pyrophosphatase PpaX, translated as MSDKQVTTILFDLDGTLINTNELIIASFLHTLGHYYPSKYKREDVLAFIGPSLFDTFSSMDADKCDDMIAMYRAYNHDMHDTLVTEYETVYETLDALKKAGFKLGIVTTKLRDTVNMGLKLTGIGEFFETVVTLDDVTNAKPDPEPVLLALKQLESEPEEAIMVGDNYHDVLAGKNAGTKTAGVAWTIKGPETLAKHNPDYMLEKMSDLLQIVGVK; from the coding sequence ATGAGTGACAAACAAGTAACGACGATTCTGTTTGATTTAGACGGAACACTTATCAATACGAATGAATTAATTATCGCGTCCTTTTTGCATACATTGGGGCATTATTACCCGAGCAAATATAAACGGGAAGATGTGCTCGCGTTTATCGGGCCGTCTCTTTTTGACACATTTTCATCGATGGACGCTGATAAATGCGATGACATGATCGCCATGTACAGAGCATACAACCACGACATGCATGACACACTCGTGACTGAATATGAAACGGTGTATGAAACCCTGGATGCATTAAAAAAAGCCGGCTTTAAATTAGGGATTGTGACAACGAAATTAAGAGATACTGTCAATATGGGCCTCAAGCTGACGGGAATTGGCGAATTCTTTGAAACGGTTGTCACCCTCGATGATGTAACAAATGCAAAGCCAGATCCCGAGCCGGTTCTTTTAGCGCTGAAACAGCTTGAAAGCGAGCCTGAGGAAGCCATTATGGTCGGAGATAACTATCATGATGTGCTGGCAGGGAAAAACGCCGGAACAAAAACGGCAGGAGTCGCATGGACGATTAAAGGGCCGGAAACGCTGGCGAAGCATAATCCTGATTATATGCTTGAGAAAATGAGTGATCTATTACAAATCGTTGGAGTGAAGTAA
- a CDS encoding nucleoside recognition domain-containing protein, whose amino-acid sequence MKKIFMAGLAAGLQTTWTLGKVIFPVTLLVTLLQHTPVMDWLVRLITPVMGLFGLSGEAAIPLVLGNMLNLYAGIAGILTLDLSVKEVFILAVMLSFCHNLIIESTVAAKVGIRIGIILAVRLGLAAVSAIVINLIWHGGQETAQYGFIAAKGAAPDGWLGMLAEALMKAGLGVLQLAAIVIPLMIIIQYLRDLGWLHRFSRWLSPFTQLLGMNKNTSMTMVAGLTIGLAYGAGVMIKAVEDDGVSRRDMTLVFIFLVACHAVVEDTLVFIPLGIPVWPLLLIRVTTAVLLTMAIAHTWKKWKPTAVGKEAI is encoded by the coding sequence ATGAAGAAGATCTTCATGGCCGGTCTTGCGGCGGGTCTTCAAACAACTTGGACACTCGGTAAAGTCATTTTCCCGGTAACACTGTTGGTCACTTTGCTTCAGCATACGCCTGTCATGGATTGGCTTGTACGGCTGATCACACCGGTAATGGGTCTCTTTGGGCTTTCCGGTGAAGCGGCCATTCCGCTTGTGCTGGGAAATATGCTGAATCTGTATGCGGGAATTGCCGGGATTTTGACATTGGATTTATCTGTGAAGGAAGTCTTTATTTTAGCTGTCATGCTTTCATTTTGTCATAACTTAATTATCGAATCGACAGTTGCCGCAAAAGTAGGCATTAGAATTGGCATCATATTGGCAGTGCGCCTCGGTTTGGCCGCTGTGTCAGCAATTGTCATCAACCTTATCTGGCATGGCGGACAGGAAACGGCGCAGTACGGTTTTATCGCCGCAAAGGGCGCGGCGCCTGACGGCTGGCTGGGAATGCTGGCCGAGGCTTTAATGAAAGCCGGACTTGGTGTTTTGCAGCTGGCGGCAATTGTAATACCGCTGATGATCATCATCCAGTATTTAAGAGATTTAGGCTGGCTGCATCGGTTTTCCAGATGGCTGTCTCCGTTCACGCAGCTGCTTGGCATGAACAAAAATACGTCCATGACGATGGTGGCGGGACTGACGATCGGTCTGGCTTACGGGGCGGGTGTTATGATCAAAGCTGTCGAGGATGACGGTGTGAGCAGACGCGATATGACATTGGTATTTATTTTTCTCGTTGCCTGCCATGCGGTTGTTGAAGATACACTTGTCTTTATTCCGCTCGGCATACCGGTTTGGCCTCTTCTTCTGATACGTGTCACCACAGCTGTACTGCTGACAATGGCTATTGCGCACACATGGAAAAAATGGAAACCCACAGCGGTTGGAAAGGAAGCAATATGA
- the lgt gene encoding prolipoprotein diacylglyceryl transferase, protein MNEAIEPLNPIAFQLGPLAVHWYGIIIGLGALLGLWIAMRESEKRGLQKDTFIDLVLFAIPIAIICARIYYVAFEWDYYAAHPGEIIKIWKGGIAIHGGLIGAILTGYVFSRVKNLSFWKLADIAAPSILLGQAIGRWGNFMNQEAHGEAVSRAFLESLHLPEFIINQMYINGQYYHPTFLYESLWSFVGVIILLLLRRANLRRGEMFLIYIIWYSIGRYFIEGMRTDSLMLTDALRIAQVISIVLIVLAVAAIIFRRVKGYSKERYAE, encoded by the coding sequence ATGAATGAAGCGATAGAACCGCTCAATCCGATAGCTTTTCAGCTGGGGCCGTTGGCAGTCCATTGGTATGGAATCATTATCGGCCTGGGCGCTTTGCTAGGACTTTGGATTGCGATGAGGGAAAGTGAGAAACGGGGGCTGCAGAAAGATACGTTTATTGATCTTGTTCTGTTTGCCATTCCGATTGCGATTATTTGCGCGCGAATTTATTACGTTGCATTTGAATGGGATTATTATGCGGCGCATCCGGGAGAAATCATTAAGATTTGGAAGGGCGGCATTGCCATTCACGGCGGGTTAATCGGCGCCATTTTAACAGGTTATGTGTTTTCAAGAGTGAAAAACCTTTCATTCTGGAAGCTTGCGGATATTGCCGCGCCAAGCATTTTGCTCGGCCAGGCGATCGGCCGCTGGGGAAACTTTATGAATCAGGAAGCGCACGGCGAGGCAGTCAGCAGAGCCTTTTTAGAAAGCCTGCACCTGCCTGAATTTATCATCAATCAAATGTACATCAACGGGCAGTATTATCATCCTACTTTTTTATATGAATCACTATGGAGCTTTGTCGGCGTCATCATTTTGCTGCTCCTCCGCAGAGCGAACTTGCGCAGAGGCGAGATGTTCTTAATCTATATCATTTGGTATTCAATCGGAAGATACTTTATTGAAGGAATGCGGACTGACAGCTTAATGCTGACTGATGCACTCCGCATCGCTCAAGTGATTTCAATCGTATTGATCGTTTTGGCTGTGGCAGCCATCATCTTTAGACGCGTCAAGGGGTACTCGAAGGAGCGATATGCGGAGTAG
- the hprK gene encoding HPr(Ser) kinase/phosphatase, giving the protein MAKVRTKDVMEQFNLELISGEEGVNRPITMSDLSRPGIEIAGYFTYYPRERVQLLGKTELSFFEQLPEEDKKQRMDSLCTDVTPAIILSRDMPIPQELIDASEKNGVPVLRSPLKTTRLSSRLTNFLESRLAPTTAIHGVLVDIYGVGVLITGKSGVGKSETALELVKRGHRLVADDCVEIRQEDQDTLVGNAPELIEHLLEIRGLGIINVMTLFGAGAVRSNKRITIVMNLELWEQGKQYDRLGLEEETMKIIDTEITKLTIPVRPGRNLAVIIEVAAMNFRLKRMGLNAAEQFTNKLADVIEDGEQEE; this is encoded by the coding sequence GTGGCAAAGGTTCGCACAAAAGACGTAATGGAACAGTTCAATTTGGAATTAATCAGCGGAGAAGAAGGGGTTAACCGCCCGATTACAATGAGTGACTTATCAAGACCAGGCATTGAAATTGCCGGATATTTTACATATTATCCAAGAGAGCGCGTGCAGCTTCTTGGAAAAACCGAACTTTCTTTCTTTGAACAGCTGCCGGAGGAGGATAAAAAGCAGCGAATGGATTCTCTGTGCACTGATGTAACACCAGCTATTATTCTTTCTAGAGATATGCCTATCCCGCAGGAGCTGATTGACGCTTCTGAGAAAAACGGCGTGCCTGTTCTCAGATCGCCGCTGAAAACGACAAGGCTGTCAAGCCGGTTGACCAACTTCCTTGAGAGCCGTCTGGCGCCTACTACAGCGATTCATGGCGTTCTTGTCGATATTTACGGTGTCGGTGTGCTGATCACGGGAAAAAGCGGCGTCGGAAAAAGTGAAACAGCGCTGGAGCTTGTGAAAAGGGGGCACCGTCTCGTCGCCGATGATTGCGTTGAAATTCGCCAGGAGGATCAGGATACTCTTGTCGGAAACGCTCCGGAATTAATTGAGCATCTTCTTGAAATCAGGGGACTTGGCATTATCAACGTGATGACGCTGTTTGGTGCCGGCGCTGTCAGAAGCAATAAACGAATTACGATTGTCATGAATCTTGAACTCTGGGAGCAGGGCAAGCAATACGACCGTCTCGGACTTGAGGAAGAAACCATGAAAATCATTGATACAGAAATTACAAAACTGACGATTCCCGTCCGTCCAGGCCGAAATCTCGCAGTCATCATCGAGGTGGCAGCGATGAACTTCAGATTGAAGCGGATGGGCCTGAACGCCGCTGAGCAATTTACCAACAAGCTGGCGGACGTTATTGAAGACGGTGAACAAGAAGAATAG
- the nagA gene encoding N-acetylglucosamine-6-phosphate deacetylase, translated as MAESLLITGIAILTENEVIQNGYVGVNGGKISTVSTERPKESYSKEIQAPADSILLPGMIDIHIHGGYGADTMDASFSALDTMSSRLPEEGTTSFLATTITQEHGHISQALVNAREWKAAEESSLLGAELLGIHLEGPFVSPKRAGAQPKEWIRPSDVALFKQWQQEAGGLIKIVTLAPEEDQHFELIRHLKDESIIASMGHTDADYALLSEAAKAGASHMTHLYNAMSPFHHREPGVIGTALAHDGFMAELIADGIHSHPLAAKLAFLAKGSSKLILITDSMRAKGLKDGVYEFGGQSVTVRGRTALLSDGTLAGSILKMNEGARHMREFTNCSWTDIANITSANAAKQLGIFDRKGSVTVGKDADLVIVNSDCEVMLTICRGNIAFISKEADQI; from the coding sequence ATGGCAGAAAGTCTTCTTATCACAGGCATCGCGATCCTGACAGAAAATGAAGTAATCCAAAATGGCTATGTCGGAGTCAATGGCGGGAAAATCAGCACAGTTTCAACAGAACGGCCTAAGGAGTCTTATTCAAAAGAGATTCAAGCACCCGCAGATTCCATTTTGCTGCCCGGCATGATTGACATTCATATTCACGGCGGGTATGGCGCGGATACGATGGATGCAAGCTTTTCCGCCCTTGACACCATGTCCTCAAGACTTCCCGAAGAAGGCACGACGAGCTTTTTAGCAACAACCATCACTCAGGAACATGGGCATATTTCACAAGCTTTGGTGAATGCAAGAGAATGGAAAGCAGCTGAAGAATCCTCTTTACTAGGCGCGGAACTGCTCGGCATTCATTTGGAGGGACCCTTTGTTTCACCTAAAAGAGCCGGAGCACAGCCAAAGGAATGGATCAGGCCTTCGGATGTTGCGCTTTTTAAACAGTGGCAGCAGGAGGCTGGCGGACTGATCAAAATTGTCACACTTGCGCCGGAGGAAGATCAGCATTTTGAACTGATCCGCCATTTGAAAGACGAATCGATTATCGCGTCGATGGGACACACAGATGCCGACTACGCATTACTGTCTGAGGCCGCGAAAGCAGGCGCGAGCCATATGACCCATCTTTACAACGCGATGAGCCCGTTTCATCATCGAGAGCCCGGAGTGATCGGAACCGCGCTTGCCCATGATGGGTTTATGGCGGAGCTTATTGCCGACGGCATCCACTCCCATCCTTTAGCGGCAAAGCTTGCTTTTTTGGCAAAAGGCAGCAGCAAACTCATTTTAATTACCGATTCCATGAGGGCAAAAGGCTTGAAAGACGGTGTTTATGAGTTCGGCGGCCAAAGTGTGACGGTAAGAGGAAGAACAGCTCTGCTTTCAGACGGAACGCTTGCCGGTTCGATCCTTAAAATGAACGAAGGCGCACGGCATATGCGTGAGTTTACAAATTGCTCTTGGACGGATATAGCTAATATAACTTCTGCAAACGCGGCCAAACAGCTGGGTATCTTTGACCGAAAAGGCAGTGTCACAGTGGGAAAAGATGCGGATCTTGTGATTGTCAACAGTGATTGCGAGGTGATGCTCACCATCTGCCGCGGAAACATTGCATTTATATCCAAGGAGGCTGACCAGATATGA
- the nagB gene encoding glucosamine-6-phosphate deaminase: MKVMECQTYEELSQKAARIVADTIKKKPDAVLGLATGGTPEGTYRELIRLHQTENLSFQNVTTVNLDEYAGLSSDDPNSYHYYMNNRFFQHIDSKPSRHFIPNGNADDLKAECSRYEQAVESLGGADIQLLGIGRNGHIGFNEPGTPFKSRTHVVTLNEQTRQANARYFSSIDSVPKKALTMGIQTILSSKRILLLISGKSKAEAVKKLLEGDISEDFPASALHLHSDVTVLIDREAAALRP, encoded by the coding sequence ATGAAAGTAATGGAATGTCAAACATATGAAGAGCTAAGCCAAAAAGCGGCCAGGATAGTGGCAGACACAATCAAGAAAAAGCCTGACGCCGTTCTCGGTTTAGCGACAGGCGGCACACCCGAAGGCACATATCGCGAGCTCATCCGCCTGCACCAAACTGAAAACCTCTCATTTCAAAACGTCACAACGGTTAATTTGGATGAATACGCCGGACTTTCAAGCGATGACCCGAACAGCTATCACTACTATATGAACAACCGGTTTTTTCAGCATATCGACAGCAAGCCTAGCCGGCACTTTATCCCGAATGGCAATGCAGACGACCTGAAAGCTGAGTGCAGTCGGTACGAACAAGCAGTCGAATCCCTGGGCGGCGCTGACATTCAGCTTCTCGGCATCGGCCGGAACGGACATATCGGCTTTAACGAACCAGGGACGCCTTTCAAGTCGCGAACACATGTTGTGACTTTAAATGAACAAACCCGCCAAGCGAACGCCAGATATTTTTCTTCAATAGACAGTGTGCCGAAAAAAGCGCTCACAATGGGAATCCAGACGATTCTCTCAAGCAAACGCATTCTGCTGCTTATTTCCGGCAAAAGCAAGGCGGAAGCAGTGAAAAAGCTGTTGGAAGGGGACATAAGTGAAGATTTCCCCGCATCTGCTTTGCACCTGCATTCCGATGTTACTGTTTTAATTGATCGTGAAGCCGCGGCATTAAGACCTTGA
- the nagR gene encoding N-acetylglucosamine utilization transcriptional regulator NagR: MNIDKQSPIPIYYQIMEQLKAQIKSGELKPDMPLPSEREYAEQFGISRMTVRQALSNLVNEGFLYRLKGRGTFVSKPKMEQALQGLTSFTEDMKSRGMIPGSRLIDYQLIDSTEELAAILSCGHPSPIHKITRVRLANDIPMAIESSHIPFELAGELNESHFQSSIYKHIERYNSIPISRAKQELEPSAATSEEARILGIQKGAPVLLIKRTTYLQNGTAFEHAKSVYRGDRYTFVHYMDRLS, from the coding sequence ATGAATATCGATAAACAATCGCCTATTCCGATTTATTATCAGATTATGGAGCAATTAAAAGCCCAAATTAAGAGCGGAGAACTGAAGCCGGATATGCCTCTTCCCTCCGAGCGTGAATATGCCGAGCAATTCGGGATCAGCCGGATGACGGTTCGGCAGGCACTTTCTAATTTAGTCAATGAAGGCTTCCTCTACCGTCTAAAAGGTCGGGGCACCTTTGTCAGCAAGCCCAAAATGGAACAAGCACTTCAAGGGCTGACAAGCTTTACCGAGGATATGAAAAGCCGCGGGATGATACCGGGCAGCAGACTCATTGACTATCAGCTTATTGATTCAACGGAGGAGCTTGCCGCTATATTAAGCTGCGGGCACCCCTCCCCTATCCATAAAATCACTCGGGTGCGCCTGGCAAATGATATTCCGATGGCGATTGAATCGTCGCATATTCCGTTTGAGCTTGCGGGTGAATTAAACGAATCGCATTTTCAATCGTCGATTTACAAGCATATTGAAAGGTACAACAGCATACCGATTTCCCGTGCAAAACAAGAGCTTGAACCAAGTGCTGCAACCTCAGAAGAAGCACGCATTCTTGGCATTCAAAAGGGGGCGCCTGTCCTGTTAATCAAACGAACAACATATTTACAGAACGGCACTGCTTTTGAACATGCAAAGTCTGTATACAGAGGCGACCGTTATACATTTGTCCACTATATGGATCGGCTTTCATAA